Proteins from one Chelonia mydas isolate rCheMyd1 chromosome 14, rCheMyd1.pri.v2, whole genome shotgun sequence genomic window:
- the CDC42EP4 gene encoding cdc42 effector protein 4 produces MPILKQLVSNSAHSKRRSRADLTAEMISAPLGDFRHTMHVGRAGDAFGDTSFLNSKAGEPESPEELGSSKPGLLSRKFRSSKRSQSVTRGDRRDMLGSLRDSAIFVKNAVSLPQLTEKEADKSAGKLPKSLSSSPVKKAPEEAAAPEEKPRPNGAATRPQSPGLDERDFGDLTDLPVVVPKSSYGMKHAESIMSFHIDLGPSMLGDVLSIMDKDQWDQDEDFGAMVPEEPQRDGGPTRVPAAHRLSQEGKPLPDSLLMAPACQDESRAVAYSLDSARSQGSRDSSWVSSCTAQGQEERHPSPERQSYGIPDGARHGPPKQHNKEFSFADEEDDEIRV; encoded by the coding sequence ATGCCGATCCTGAAGCAGCTCGTCTCCAACTCGGCCCACTCCAAGCGGCGCTCACGGGCGGATCTGACGGCTGAGATGATCAGCGCCCCGCTGGGCGACTTCCGCCACACCATGCACGTGGGCAGAGCCGGGGACGCCTTCGGGGACACCTCCTTCCTCAACAGCAAGGCCGGCGAGCCGGAGTCCCCCGAGGAGCTGGGCTCCTCCAAGCCCGGCCTGCTGTCCCGCAAGTTCCGCAGCAGCAAGCGGTCGCAGTCGGTGACGCGCGGCGACCGGCGGGACATGCTGGGCTCCCTGCGGGACTCGGCCATCTTCGTGAAGAACGCTGTCTCCCTGCCTCAGCTCACCGAGAAGGAGGCCGACAAAAGCGCCGGGAAGCTGCCCAAGAGCCTTTCCTCGAGCCCTGTCAAGAAGGCCCCGGAGGAGGCGGCCGCCCCGGAGGAGAAGCCGCGCCCCAACGGTGCAGCCACCCGCCCTCAGAGCCCCGGCCTGGATGAGCGCGATTTTGGGGACCTGACGGATTTGCCCGTCGTGGTGCCGAAGAGCAGCTATGGCATGAAGCACGCCGAGTCCATCATGTCCTTCCACATCGACCTGGGGCCCTCCATGCTGGGGGACGTCCTGAGCATCATGGACAAAGACCAGTGGGACCAGGACGAAGACTTTGGCGCCATGGTACCTGAGGAGCCCCAACGGGATGGAGGCCCTACCCGGGTACCTGCAGCCCACCGGCTCAGCCAGGAAGGGAAGCCCCTGCCAGATTCCCTGCTGATGGCGCCAGCCTGCCAGGATGAGAGCAGGGCCGTGGCCTACAGCCTGGACTCTGCCCGGAgccagggcagcagggacagCAGTTGGGTTTCTAGCTGCACggcacaggggcaggaggagcGCCACCCATCTCCCGAAAGGCAGAGCTACGGGATCCCAGATGGCGCCCGGCACGGCCCCCCCAAACAGCATAACAAAGAGTTCTCCTTCGCGGATGAGGAGGACGACGAAATCCGAGTGTAG